Proteins from a genomic interval of Micromonospora sp. NBC_00389:
- a CDS encoding ABC transporter substrate-binding protein, protein MRAGKAMRGVAVALAGALALTACGGGDDAGDSGPAKLRMTVWSANEAHLKLFNEIADEYRKSHPDVAEIKFDPLPFDTYTTTLTTQIAGGNAPDLAWVFENSAPDFVASGALLPLDDTLKKAEGYQYEDISPATLKLWQNDGKLYAYPFSTSPFGVFVNTDMLKKAGQKTPAELIAAGQWTWDNALATAAATAANSGKAGMVIRDFDYKGWDNLSTFWTGWGAQAWSEDGKTCGFNSPEMVDAMTTLHKATFTQKALPGPGTTADFFAGDSAMTVTQISRASLLKDGGFGWDLVPLPTGPKGNYAVVGQAGLGVMKKSPHAKQAADFVAFFTNPTNSAKLAQFFPAPRQSQLTAETLAKTNPKLKPEQLQKVVIDGITNGVVKPSHSGQAELSQQVRAGLDPLWQPNADVKAVLDGVCTKIQPLLAK, encoded by the coding sequence GTGAGAGCAGGAAAGGCAATGCGCGGCGTCGCCGTGGCACTGGCCGGCGCGCTCGCTCTGACCGCTTGCGGCGGCGGCGACGATGCCGGCGACAGCGGCCCGGCGAAGCTGCGGATGACCGTCTGGTCGGCCAACGAGGCGCACCTCAAGCTGTTCAACGAGATCGCCGACGAGTACCGCAAGAGCCACCCGGACGTGGCCGAGATCAAGTTCGACCCGCTGCCGTTCGACACCTACACCACGACCCTGACCACCCAGATCGCGGGAGGGAACGCGCCCGACCTCGCGTGGGTGTTCGAGAACTCCGCCCCCGACTTCGTCGCCTCGGGCGCGCTGCTGCCCCTCGACGACACGCTCAAGAAGGCCGAGGGTTACCAGTACGAGGACATCTCCCCCGCCACCCTCAAGCTCTGGCAGAACGACGGGAAGCTGTACGCGTACCCCTTCTCCACCTCGCCGTTCGGGGTCTTCGTCAACACCGACATGCTCAAGAAGGCCGGGCAGAAGACCCCGGCCGAGCTGATCGCGGCCGGTCAGTGGACCTGGGACAACGCCCTGGCCACCGCCGCGGCGACGGCGGCGAACTCCGGCAAGGCCGGCATGGTCATTCGGGACTTCGACTACAAGGGCTGGGACAACCTGTCCACCTTCTGGACCGGGTGGGGAGCCCAGGCTTGGAGCGAGGACGGCAAGACCTGCGGCTTCAACAGCCCCGAGATGGTCGACGCGATGACCACCCTGCACAAGGCCACCTTCACCCAGAAGGCGCTGCCCGGCCCGGGCACGACTGCCGACTTCTTCGCCGGTGACTCGGCCATGACGGTCACCCAGATCTCCCGCGCCTCGCTGCTGAAGGACGGCGGCTTCGGGTGGGACCTGGTGCCGCTGCCGACCGGGCCGAAGGGGAACTACGCGGTGGTCGGCCAGGCCGGCCTCGGGGTGATGAAGAAGAGCCCGCACGCCAAGCAGGCGGCCGACTTCGTGGCCTTCTTCACCAACCCCACGAACTCGGCGAAGCTCGCCCAGTTCTTCCCGGCGCCCCGCCAGTCGCAGCTGACCGCCGAGACCCTCGCCAAGACGAACCCGAAGCTCAAGCCGGAGCAGCTGCAGAAGGTCGTCATCGACGGCATCACCAACGGCGTGGTCAAGCCCAGCCACTCCGGACAGGCCGAGTTGAGCCAGCAGGTCCGCGCCGGCCTCGACCCGCTGTGGCAGCCGAACGCGGACGTCAAGGCCGTACTCGACGGCGTCTGCACCAAGATCCAGCCGCTGCTGGCGAAGTAA
- a CDS encoding carbohydrate ABC transporter permease — MTQTDTRVGPAAAGPAPGPARPFWTSRRRDQLAGYLFIAPQLLGSIVFVILPLILVLWYSLHEWNVLAGTFDFVGTDNYKALADDPNLGAVLRATGLFSVGLVVFNLGLALLLAVLLNQRLRGTIVFRTLFFSPVVVSLVAWTIVWGFLLQDNGGVNGLLDTVGVDGPNWLRGEGTAMVSVIVVQVFKNVGLNMVLFLAALQGVPAELYEAAEVDGASRMRQFWRITVPLISPTILLTSIITVVGSLQVFAQIAVLTQGGPGTSTTVLVYYLYQQAFQFHHFGYGATLSIVLFAIVLALTVLQWQMRKRWVFHES, encoded by the coding sequence ATGACCCAGACGGACACCAGGGTGGGCCCGGCTGCTGCCGGGCCCGCCCCGGGCCCGGCCCGGCCGTTCTGGACCAGCCGCCGCCGGGACCAGCTCGCCGGTTACCTGTTCATCGCCCCGCAACTGCTCGGCAGCATCGTCTTCGTGATCCTGCCGCTGATCCTCGTGCTCTGGTACAGCCTGCACGAGTGGAACGTGCTCGCCGGGACCTTCGACTTCGTCGGGACCGACAACTACAAGGCTCTCGCCGATGATCCCAACCTCGGCGCGGTGCTGCGCGCCACCGGGCTGTTCTCGGTCGGCCTGGTGGTGTTCAACCTCGGCCTGGCCTTGCTGCTGGCCGTCCTGCTCAACCAGAGGCTGCGGGGCACGATCGTGTTCCGCACGCTGTTCTTCTCCCCCGTGGTGGTCTCGCTGGTGGCCTGGACCATCGTCTGGGGCTTCCTGCTTCAGGACAACGGCGGGGTCAACGGGCTGCTCGACACCGTCGGCGTGGACGGGCCGAACTGGCTGCGCGGCGAGGGCACCGCGATGGTGTCCGTGATCGTCGTGCAGGTGTTCAAGAACGTCGGCCTGAACATGGTGCTGTTCCTGGCCGCCCTGCAGGGCGTGCCGGCCGAGCTGTACGAGGCCGCGGAGGTGGACGGCGCGAGCCGGATGCGCCAGTTCTGGCGGATCACCGTACCGCTGATCAGCCCGACGATCCTGCTGACCTCGATCATCACCGTGGTCGGGTCGCTGCAGGTCTTCGCGCAGATCGCGGTGCTCACCCAGGGCGGACCCGGCACATCGACGACGGTGCTCGTCTACTACCTGTACCAGCAGGCCTTCCAGTTCCATCACTTCGGCTACGGCGCCACGCTGTCGATCGTGCTGTTCGCCATCGTGCTCGCCCTCACTGTGCTGCAGTGGCAGATGCGCAAGAGGTGGGTCTTCCATGAATCGTGA
- a CDS encoding carbohydrate ABC transporter permease: MNRDLSRRTKLVLYGVLLVLAIPFVFPTWWMVTSSLKPVADIFAFPPQLLPTNPRFDAYQRVFELQPFGQQYLNSLYIALVVTVGTMAVAALAGYAFARIRFRGQNVLFLVVLAGLLIPSEVTIVPLFQMFFKLGLVDTHWPLILVPIFGAPSVLATFIMRQFFISLPGELEEAARVDGLGRFATFWRIALPLSRPALGAVAIFTFLHSWNLYLEPIVFLSSPEKFTLPQALTQFVDAYGGPMWDVQMAAASMTALPVLVVFVIAQKQFVEGLAHTGLKG, translated from the coding sequence ATGAATCGTGACCTGTCCCGGCGAACCAAGCTGGTGCTCTACGGTGTGCTACTGGTCCTGGCGATCCCGTTCGTCTTCCCGACCTGGTGGATGGTCACCTCGTCGCTGAAGCCGGTGGCGGACATCTTCGCCTTCCCGCCGCAGCTCCTGCCGACCAACCCGCGGTTCGACGCCTACCAACGGGTGTTCGAGTTGCAGCCGTTCGGGCAGCAGTACCTGAACAGCCTCTACATCGCGCTGGTCGTCACGGTCGGCACCATGGCCGTGGCGGCGCTGGCCGGGTACGCCTTCGCGCGCATCCGGTTCCGCGGCCAGAACGTGTTGTTCCTGGTCGTCCTCGCGGGCCTGCTCATTCCGAGCGAGGTGACGATCGTGCCGCTGTTCCAGATGTTCTTCAAACTCGGCCTGGTCGACACCCACTGGCCGCTGATCCTGGTGCCGATCTTCGGCGCGCCCAGCGTCCTGGCGACGTTCATCATGCGGCAGTTCTTCATCAGCCTCCCCGGTGAGCTGGAGGAGGCGGCCCGGGTCGACGGGCTGGGCCGCTTCGCCACCTTCTGGCGGATCGCCCTGCCGCTGTCGCGGCCGGCACTGGGCGCGGTGGCCATCTTCACCTTCCTGCACAGCTGGAACCTCTACCTGGAACCGATCGTGTTCCTCTCCTCTCCGGAGAAGTTCACCCTCCCCCAGGCGCTCACCCAGTTCGTCGACGCCTACGGCGGTCCCATGTGGGACGTCCAGATGGCCGCGGCGTCAATGACCGCGCTGCCCGTCCTGGTGGTCTTCGTCATCGCGCAGAAGCAGTTCGTCGAGGGCCTCGCGCACACCGGCCTCAAGGGGTGA
- a CDS encoding ROK family protein, with translation MTTPVVGIDIGGTKTAAALVDRDGQVLERREVPTPARSGPGAVLDAAARLATDLLGAADGPVGVGTAGTVDPATGGIRYATDSLPGWTGTPVADALAARLGRPVRVTNDVNAAALGECWAGAGRDRAQVLLVAVGTGLGGAVVRNGRVEAGARGAAGEVGHLPAPGAERLRCGCGRYGHLEAIASGSGLAAAYSIETGTRVTGRTVADRAAAGDGVAQGVVERAGGVLGAALAGLVALLDPEAVLVAGGAAGALLPAASAAYSAELPAGWADVPLLPATLGADAVVVGAARLAIDRPDFERTNG, from the coding sequence GTGACGACACCGGTGGTCGGCATCGACATCGGCGGCACCAAGACGGCGGCCGCGCTGGTCGACCGGGACGGGCAGGTGCTGGAGCGCCGCGAGGTGCCCACGCCTGCCCGGTCCGGGCCCGGGGCCGTGCTGGACGCCGCCGCCCGGCTGGCCACCGACCTGCTCGGCGCGGCCGACGGGCCGGTGGGGGTGGGCACCGCCGGCACGGTCGACCCCGCAACCGGCGGCATCCGGTACGCCACCGACAGCCTGCCCGGCTGGACCGGCACCCCGGTCGCCGACGCGCTGGCCGCCCGGCTGGGTCGACCCGTGCGGGTCACCAACGACGTGAACGCCGCCGCGCTGGGCGAATGCTGGGCCGGCGCCGGACGGGACCGCGCTCAGGTGCTGCTGGTGGCCGTCGGCACCGGGCTGGGCGGGGCGGTCGTCCGGAACGGCCGCGTCGAGGCCGGTGCCCGCGGCGCCGCCGGCGAGGTCGGGCATCTGCCGGCCCCGGGCGCCGAACGGCTGCGCTGCGGGTGCGGCCGGTACGGGCATCTGGAGGCGATCGCCTCCGGCAGCGGGCTGGCCGCCGCGTACTCCATCGAGACCGGCACCCGCGTCACCGGGCGGACCGTGGCGGACCGCGCCGCGGCCGGGGACGGGGTCGCCCAGGGGGTTGTGGAGCGGGCCGGAGGTGTCCTCGGCGCGGCCCTGGCGGGTTTGGTGGCCCTGCTCGATCCGGAAGCTGTCCTGGTGGCCGGCGGGGCGGCCGGCGCCCTGCTGCCCGCCGCGTCGGCCGCCTACTCGGCCGAGTTGCCCGCGGGCTGGGCCGACGTTCCGCTGCTGCCCGCCACGCTGGGCGCTGACGCCGTCGTGGTCGGCGCCGCCCGACTGGCCATCGACAGACCCGATTTCGAAAGGACCAACGGGTGA
- a CDS encoding N-acetylmannosamine-6-phosphate 2-epimerase has translation MNVLDELAGGLVVSCQPLPDEPDDPMRDPYVQARVAAAVVRGGAVAVRVNGPDDVRAVRAAVDVPVIGLYKHGTEDVFITPTAAHALEVALAGADIVAIDATDRPRPDGRPFADTVRVIRERTDALVLADVSTTTEGVAAVEAGADAVATTLSGYTPASPPTDGPDLGLVERLVALLPVPVIAEGRYRSTEQIGRAFEAGAHAVVMGNAVTSPLWITRRLVPATPRAASAPRKRE, from the coding sequence GTGAACGTGCTCGACGAGTTGGCCGGCGGGCTGGTGGTGTCCTGCCAACCGCTGCCCGACGAGCCTGACGACCCGATGCGGGACCCGTACGTCCAGGCCCGGGTGGCGGCCGCGGTGGTACGCGGCGGCGCGGTGGCGGTCCGGGTCAACGGACCGGACGACGTCAGAGCGGTACGCGCCGCCGTCGACGTTCCGGTGATCGGGCTGTACAAGCACGGCACCGAGGACGTCTTCATCACCCCGACCGCGGCCCACGCGCTCGAGGTGGCGCTGGCCGGGGCGGACATCGTCGCGATCGACGCCACCGACCGCCCCCGACCGGACGGACGCCCCTTCGCCGACACGGTCCGCGTGATCCGCGAACGGACCGACGCACTGGTCCTGGCCGACGTCTCCACCACAACCGAGGGCGTCGCCGCCGTCGAGGCCGGCGCGGACGCCGTCGCCACCACACTGTCCGGTTACACCCCGGCCAGCCCACCAACTGACGGGCCCGACCTCGGGCTCGTGGAGCGACTCGTCGCACTGCTACCCGTGCCGGTGATCGCCGAAGGGCGGTACCGCAGCACGGAACAGATCGGCCGAGCCTTCGAGGCGGGTGCGCACGCGGTGGTGATGGGCAACGCCGTCACCTCACCGCTGTGGATCACCCGGAGGCTCGTGCCGGCCACCCCCCGCGCGGCGAGCGCCCCAAGAAAGAGGGAGTGA
- a CDS encoding DUF4127 family protein — MRRRTLLATGVAGLATVAVGRPAFAGPAKRQLTVALVPLDDRPVNTYAPQMTAASAGAEVQLPPRELLGRFFTPGDGAAIARWLGTTDGVDGYVISVSMLAYGGLIASRTAAPTLAAALENLAAIRALRSTQPGAVIEVHDTIQRLAITSTGTELDKYRDLLVTWAKLYDQVMNLGQEELRAQLDSVRARIPDQVVEDYLAARARNHQVNRLMVEWVADGTISHLVLSEDDTAPVGLARAERVELEALVAQLGVSSRVEIFPGADEVDALLVARAIAAGTAPTYRVEYAGVSGEDWTAQLEGIPFAENIRRHVATVGGRVVSGDADIVLAVNTPSTAPGQRAADLDAFVGRIGKLLAAGTPVIVVDPLIVNKADHELVARMESGLDLAALLSYSGWNTGGNALGLALGHGTARWAYLRSSGSGFGVPALRGPGQAHAEYLLYRFVKDDPWKNIVQVEAYAHARAQGWDPLALTPEQKSYFDGWVSERLVPLTERYFADHFAGHHIVLGHRGAKTFTATLARFESARVELPWDRLFEVILEPRLKLS, encoded by the coding sequence ATGAGAAGACGTACCCTCCTGGCCACCGGCGTGGCCGGGCTGGCCACCGTGGCCGTCGGCCGGCCCGCCTTCGCGGGACCTGCCAAACGGCAGTTGACCGTGGCACTGGTCCCGTTGGACGACCGGCCGGTCAACACCTACGCCCCGCAGATGACCGCGGCGAGCGCCGGCGCCGAGGTGCAGTTGCCGCCGCGGGAACTGCTGGGCCGCTTCTTCACCCCGGGCGACGGGGCCGCCATCGCCCGCTGGCTCGGCACCACCGACGGCGTCGACGGGTACGTGATCTCGGTCAGCATGCTCGCCTACGGCGGCCTGATCGCCTCACGCACCGCCGCCCCGACCCTGGCGGCCGCCCTGGAGAACCTGGCCGCGATCCGAGCCCTGCGCTCGACCCAGCCGGGGGCGGTGATCGAGGTGCACGACACCATCCAACGCCTCGCCATCACCAGCACGGGCACCGAGCTGGACAAGTACCGCGACCTGCTGGTCACCTGGGCGAAGCTCTACGACCAGGTGATGAACCTCGGGCAGGAGGAGCTGCGGGCCCAACTCGACTCCGTCCGGGCGCGGATCCCCGACCAGGTCGTTGAGGACTATCTCGCCGCGCGGGCCCGCAACCACCAGGTCAACCGGCTGATGGTCGAGTGGGTCGCCGACGGCACCATCAGCCACCTCGTGCTCTCCGAGGACGACACCGCGCCGGTCGGCCTGGCCCGAGCCGAGCGGGTGGAACTGGAGGCGCTTGTCGCTCAACTCGGCGTCAGCAGCCGGGTGGAAATCTTCCCCGGCGCCGACGAGGTCGACGCGTTGCTGGTCGCGCGGGCGATCGCGGCCGGCACGGCGCCCACCTACCGGGTGGAGTACGCCGGCGTCTCCGGCGAGGACTGGACCGCTCAACTGGAGGGCATCCCGTTCGCGGAGAACATCCGCCGGCACGTGGCCACCGTGGGGGGACGGGTCGTCAGCGGCGACGCGGACATCGTGCTCGCCGTGAACACCCCCTCAACGGCACCCGGGCAGCGGGCCGCTGACCTGGACGCCTTCGTCGGGCGGATCGGCAAGCTGCTGGCCGCCGGCACCCCGGTCATCGTGGTGGACCCGCTCATCGTGAACAAGGCGGACCACGAACTGGTCGCGCGGATGGAGAGCGGCCTGGACCTCGCGGCGCTGCTGTCGTACTCGGGGTGGAACACCGGCGGCAACGCACTCGGCCTGGCGCTCGGCCACGGCACCGCCCGGTGGGCGTACCTCCGCTCCTCCGGCAGTGGGTTCGGCGTGCCCGCCCTGCGCGGGCCCGGCCAGGCGCACGCCGAGTACCTGCTCTACCGGTTCGTCAAGGACGACCCGTGGAAGAACATCGTGCAGGTCGAGGCGTACGCGCACGCACGGGCGCAGGGCTGGGACCCGCTCGCGCTCACCCCCGAGCAGAAGAGCTACTTCGACGGCTGGGTGAGTGAGCGGCTGGTGCCGCTGACCGAGCGGTACTTCGCCGACCACTTCGCCGGGCACCACATCGTGCTGGGCCATCGAGGCGCGAAGACGTTCACGGCGACGCTGGCTCGCTTCGAGTCGGCGCGTGTCGAGCTGCCGTGGGACCGGCTCTTCGAGGTGATCCTCGAGCCTCGGCTGAAACTGTCCTGA
- a CDS encoding acyl-CoA dehydrogenase family protein, protein MDFTLTEEQQDFRALLRTFVDREIIPVAREWEHAGRYPTEIVRGMAEMGLFGVTVPEEYGGLDLDPVSFALVFEELSRGWMGIAGILGSHSLACRMIAVHGTEEQKRAYLPDLATGARRTGIGLTEPDAGTDLQGIRTTARLDGDHYVVNGTKMWITNARYADPLPVLVKTDPHATPAHTGMSVLLVDATLEGFQVLRDIPKLGYKGTESCEILLDNVRVPKDRLLGGVEGVGLKQALSALEWGRVNIAARSVGIAQRAHDEALAYAQQRKAFGKHIAEFQAIQLKLATIAIQLQAARLMAYWAADAVRRGRADAQTGMAKVFCSEVALEAAIDAMKVHGGYGYSTEFEVERLYRDSILMSIGEGTNDILRTVVAKALVRGEVTI, encoded by the coding sequence ATGGACTTCACGCTCACCGAGGAGCAGCAGGACTTCCGCGCCCTGCTCCGCACGTTCGTCGACCGCGAGATCATCCCGGTCGCCCGGGAGTGGGAGCATGCCGGGCGGTACCCGACGGAGATCGTGCGGGGGATGGCCGAGATGGGGCTGTTCGGCGTCACCGTGCCGGAGGAATACGGCGGCCTCGACCTCGACCCGGTCTCGTTCGCGCTGGTGTTCGAGGAGCTCTCCCGCGGCTGGATGGGCATCGCCGGCATCCTCGGCAGCCACTCCCTGGCCTGCCGGATGATCGCCGTGCACGGTACCGAGGAGCAGAAGCGGGCCTACCTGCCCGACCTTGCCACCGGCGCCCGGCGGACCGGCATCGGCCTCACCGAGCCGGACGCCGGCACCGACCTGCAGGGCATCCGCACCACCGCCCGCCTCGACGGCGACCACTACGTCGTCAACGGCACCAAGATGTGGATCACCAACGCGCGGTACGCCGACCCGCTGCCGGTGCTGGTCAAGACCGACCCGCACGCCACGCCCGCGCACACCGGCATGAGCGTGCTGCTCGTCGACGCGACGCTGGAGGGTTTCCAGGTCCTGCGGGACATCCCGAAGCTCGGCTACAAGGGCACCGAGTCCTGCGAGATCCTCCTCGACAACGTGCGGGTACCAAAAGACCGGTTGCTCGGCGGCGTCGAGGGCGTCGGCCTCAAGCAGGCGTTGTCCGCCCTGGAGTGGGGCCGGGTCAACATCGCCGCGCGGTCGGTCGGCATCGCGCAGCGCGCCCACGACGAGGCGCTGGCCTACGCCCAGCAGCGCAAGGCGTTCGGCAAACACATCGCCGAGTTCCAGGCGATCCAGCTCAAGCTCGCCACCATCGCGATCCAGTTGCAGGCCGCCCGCCTGATGGCGTACTGGGCGGCCGACGCGGTCCGACGCGGTCGCGCCGACGCGCAGACCGGGATGGCCAAGGTGTTCTGCTCGGAGGTCGCCCTCGAGGCCGCGATCGACGCGATGAAGGTGCACGGCGGCTACGGCTACTCCACCGAGTTCGAGGTCGAGCGCCTCTACCGGGACTCGATCCTGATGAGCATCGGCGAGGGCACGAACGACATCCTGCGGACCGTTGTCGCGAAGGCACTCGTACGCGGCGAGGTGACCATCTGA
- a CDS encoding Zn-ribbon domain-containing OB-fold protein, whose translation MNVPPPDDVTAGWWDATREHRYTLQTCGSCGHVQHPPRALCTTCSSMVDLGFVEASGDGVVDTFTVVHRAPVPGVAVPFTIARIRLAEGPIVLSTLDGHGWRIGDPVRVGWHDLDDGRALPVFHR comes from the coding sequence ATGAACGTACCGCCGCCCGACGACGTGACGGCCGGCTGGTGGGACGCCACCCGGGAGCACCGCTACACGCTGCAGACCTGCGGGTCCTGCGGGCACGTCCAGCACCCGCCGCGAGCGCTGTGTACCACCTGTTCGTCCATGGTCGACCTGGGGTTCGTCGAGGCGTCCGGCGACGGCGTCGTGGACACGTTCACCGTGGTGCACCGGGCACCCGTACCGGGGGTTGCCGTGCCCTTCACGATCGCCCGGATCCGACTCGCCGAGGGGCCGATCGTGCTGTCCACCCTGGATGGTCATGGCTGGCGGATCGGGGACCCGGTCCGCGTCGGCTGGCACGATCTCGACGACGGCCGGGCACTGCCGGTCTTCCACCGCTGA
- a CDS encoding thiolase C-terminal domain-containing protein: protein MRSTSGVEPVVISVRSRSLGGVVEEHTPKAQFETPYGPLYPLSYYAMAAQQYFHRYGGTREKLAEIAVAAREWALLNPAAFRYGAGPLTVDDVLAAPMVSSPLTVADCCLVTDGGGAVVLTALDRARDLRHPPVRVLGYGERSTNTSMTAVEDLTVTGARESGREAFARAGITPSEVDVLEVYDSFTITAALSIEALGFCGPGEVLDFIQDGRIRPGGELALDTSGGGLSYCHPGQYGVLLLVESVRQLRGEAGVRQVPDARVAVAHGTGGILSTHATVVLGVQR, encoded by the coding sequence GTGCGCTCCACCTCCGGTGTGGAGCCGGTCGTCATCAGCGTCCGCTCGCGCAGCCTCGGCGGGGTCGTCGAGGAGCACACCCCGAAGGCCCAGTTCGAGACGCCGTACGGCCCGCTGTACCCGCTGTCGTACTACGCGATGGCGGCCCAGCAGTACTTCCACCGGTACGGCGGGACGCGGGAGAAGCTGGCCGAGATCGCGGTCGCCGCCAGGGAGTGGGCGCTGCTCAACCCGGCCGCGTTCCGCTACGGCGCCGGGCCGCTGACCGTCGACGACGTGCTCGCCGCGCCGATGGTCTCCAGCCCGTTGACCGTCGCTGACTGCTGCCTGGTGACCGACGGTGGCGGGGCCGTCGTGCTCACCGCGCTGGACCGGGCCCGCGACCTGCGGCACCCGCCGGTACGGGTCCTCGGCTACGGCGAGCGGTCGACGAACACGTCGATGACCGCCGTCGAGGACCTGACGGTCACCGGTGCGCGCGAGTCCGGCCGGGAGGCGTTCGCCCGGGCCGGCATCACACCGTCCGAGGTGGACGTCCTGGAGGTGTACGACTCGTTCACCATCACCGCCGCGCTCAGCATCGAAGCGCTGGGCTTCTGCGGACCGGGCGAGGTGCTCGACTTCATCCAGGACGGCCGGATCCGTCCCGGCGGTGAGCTGGCGCTGGACACCTCCGGCGGTGGCCTGTCGTACTGCCATCCCGGTCAGTACGGGGTGCTGCTGCTGGTGGAGTCGGTCCGCCAGCTGCGCGGCGAGGCGGGTGTCCGACAGGTGCCCGACGCCCGGGTGGCCGTGGCGCACGGCACCGGCGGGATCCTGTCCACGCACGCCACGGTCGTGCTGGGAGTGCAGCGATGA
- a CDS encoding IclR family transcriptional regulator: MTSRTFAATASAVAEDGDGQSRSIAAVERAMDVLLYFGRSGRPDLGVTEIATALGLTKAAVHRILTALRSRELIIVDPSTRRYALGHATVTLGRAYLARTDLRAMAGPELRALAAETGETATLSLRRGDTRLYVDQVVPEHELRLDVNIGIPYPLHAGSSSKAFLAFVTEDELDAYLERHRLDELTDRTITDPAKLRKELAAIRKRGYATSRGERQPGATSIAAPVYDHDGHVVAVVSVAGPVGRFKPDSPDLAKSLLKATSRISAQLGYSGA, translated from the coding sequence ATGACCAGTCGGACATTCGCGGCGACGGCATCGGCCGTGGCGGAAGACGGCGACGGCCAGTCCCGCTCGATCGCGGCGGTCGAGCGGGCGATGGACGTGCTGCTCTACTTCGGGCGCAGCGGGCGCCCGGACCTGGGCGTCACCGAGATCGCGACCGCGCTGGGCCTGACCAAGGCCGCCGTGCACCGCATCCTCACGGCGCTGCGCAGCCGGGAGCTGATCATTGTCGACCCGAGCACCCGTCGCTACGCACTGGGCCATGCGACCGTCACGCTCGGCCGGGCCTACCTGGCCCGCACCGACCTGCGCGCGATGGCCGGCCCGGAGCTGCGCGCGCTGGCGGCCGAGACGGGCGAGACCGCCACGCTGTCGCTGCGCCGGGGCGACACCCGGCTGTACGTCGACCAGGTGGTGCCCGAGCACGAGCTGCGGCTGGACGTCAACATCGGCATCCCGTACCCGCTGCATGCCGGCAGCTCGTCCAAGGCGTTCCTGGCCTTCGTCACCGAGGACGAGCTCGACGCCTACCTGGAGCGGCACCGGCTCGACGAGCTCACCGACCGCACCATCACCGACCCGGCAAAGCTCCGCAAGGAGCTGGCCGCCATCCGTAAGCGCGGCTATGCCACCTCGCGCGGTGAACGCCAGCCCGGCGCGACGTCGATCGCGGCGCCGGTCTACGACCACGACGGGCACGTGGTGGCGGTCGTCAGCGTGGCCGGGCCGGTGGGACGGTTCAAGCCGGACTCGCCCGACCTGGCGAAGTCGCTGCTGAAGGCGACCAGCCGGATCTCCGCTCAGCTCGGCTACAGCGGCGCCTGA
- a CDS encoding FAD-binding protein, producing the protein MPTTIVVGAGPGGLACAIAAADAGGTVLLLEKASDVGGALPYSGGHLSAGGFSLQHARGISDDPERHFDDVWRISRGAARADLTRLTLREQPAVLEWLLAAGLTVDPGTPRIVYGHEPYRTPRTVHATTVPGGPAILAALRPMLSTDTGKFSVSH; encoded by the coding sequence GTGCCGACCACGATCGTTGTGGGCGCCGGGCCGGGTGGCCTGGCCTGTGCCATCGCCGCCGCCGACGCGGGCGGCACCGTGCTGCTGCTGGAGAAGGCGTCGGACGTCGGGGGCGCCCTGCCGTACTCGGGCGGGCACCTGTCCGCCGGCGGCTTCTCGCTGCAGCATGCGCGGGGCATCAGCGATGACCCCGAGCGGCACTTCGACGACGTCTGGCGGATCAGCCGGGGCGCCGCGCGGGCCGACCTGACCCGGCTGACGCTGCGCGAACAGCCGGCGGTGCTGGAGTGGCTGCTCGCCGCCGGGCTCACCGTCGATCCGGGTACCCCCCGCATCGTGTACGGGCACGAGCCGTACCGCACGCCGCGGACCGTCCACGCCACCACCGTCCCCGGAGGTCCGGCGATCCTGGCCGCGCTGCGCCCGATGTTGTCAACCGACACTGGCAAGTTCTCCGTTTCGCATTAG
- a CDS encoding Rieske (2Fe-2S) protein produces MSDDQVLTGPGTQSRRALLTGVGAVGAAAVLAACGGDDPGDGAGAPTTAVSPTATSTGGGGPAAGQPLAKTTDIPVGGGKIFAKEGVVVTQPKPGEFKGFSSICTHQNCTVSRVEGGTIDCLCHGSRFSIVDGSVKAPPATRPLPPRTIKLTGDQISLA; encoded by the coding sequence ATGAGCGATGATCAGGTGCTCACCGGGCCGGGTACGCAGAGCCGTCGGGCGCTGCTCACCGGTGTGGGCGCGGTCGGCGCGGCAGCGGTTCTGGCCGCCTGCGGCGGCGACGACCCCGGCGACGGGGCCGGAGCCCCCACCACCGCCGTTAGCCCCACCGCCACGAGCACCGGCGGCGGCGGTCCGGCTGCCGGCCAGCCTTTGGCCAAGACCACCGACATCCCGGTCGGTGGCGGCAAGATCTTCGCCAAGGAAGGCGTCGTGGTCACGCAGCCGAAGCCGGGCGAATTCAAGGGCTTCAGTTCGATCTGCACCCACCAGAACTGCACGGTTTCGCGCGTCGAGGGCGGCACGATCGACTGCCTCTGCCACGGGAGCAGGTTCTCCATCGTCGACGGCTCGGTCAAGGCGCCCCCGGCCACGCGGCCGCTCCCGCCCAGGACGATCAAGCTCACCGGCGACCAGATTTCCCTGGCCTGA